From a region of the Tenggerimyces flavus genome:
- a CDS encoding proline dehydrogenase family protein, with translation MLRQALLSAAKSTRLKKVVSTVPVSASIVTRFVAGETLDEAVEATRKLVVDGLQVSLDHLGEDTHDREQADKITQSYLTLLERLGRAGLTRGAEVSVKLSAVGQALGAEGEKIATENLQAIALAAHNAGTTVTVDMEDHTTIDSTLGILADVRRDFPQTGAVLQSYLYRTEADCRDLAYEGSRVRLCKGAYDEPASVAYQKDADVDRAYVRCLKILMAGRGYPMVATHDPRLIEIAGALATRHGRSKGSYEYQMLYGVRPDEQRRLAGLGETVRVYVPYGEDWYGYLVRRLAERPANIAFFLRSLVTRT, from the coding sequence GTGTTACGTCAGGCGCTGTTGTCTGCCGCCAAGAGCACGCGGCTCAAGAAGGTGGTGTCGACGGTGCCCGTTTCGGCGAGCATCGTGACCCGGTTCGTCGCGGGCGAGACGCTGGACGAGGCCGTCGAGGCCACGCGCAAGCTCGTCGTCGACGGGCTGCAGGTCAGTCTCGACCACCTCGGCGAGGACACGCACGACCGCGAGCAGGCGGACAAGATCACCCAGTCGTACCTCACGCTGCTCGAACGGCTCGGCCGCGCCGGCCTCACCCGGGGCGCCGAGGTCTCGGTCAAGCTCTCCGCGGTCGGCCAGGCGCTCGGCGCCGAGGGCGAGAAAATCGCGACCGAGAATCTCCAGGCGATCGCGCTCGCCGCGCACAACGCCGGCACCACGGTCACGGTCGACATGGAGGATCACACCACGATCGACTCCACGCTCGGCATCCTCGCCGACGTTCGCCGCGACTTCCCGCAGACCGGCGCGGTCCTGCAGTCCTACCTCTACCGCACCGAGGCCGACTGCCGCGATCTCGCCTACGAGGGCAGCCGCGTCCGCCTGTGCAAGGGCGCGTACGACGAGCCCGCCTCCGTCGCGTACCAGAAGGACGCCGACGTCGACCGCGCGTACGTCCGTTGCCTCAAGATCCTGATGGCCGGCCGCGGCTACCCGATGGTCGCCACCCACGACCCCCGCCTGATCGAGATCGCCGGCGCGCTCGCCACCCGCCACGGCCGGTCGAAGGGGTCGTACGAGTACCAGATGCTGTACGGCGTCCGCCCCGACGAGCAGCGCCGGTTGGCCGGGCTCGGCGAGACCGTTCGGGTGTACGTGCCGTACGGCGAGGACTGGTACGGCTACCTCGTCCGCCGCCTCGCCGAGAGGCCGGCGAACATCGCGTTCTTCCTTCGCTCGTTGGTGACTCGCACATGA
- a CDS encoding TetR/AcrR family transcriptional regulator produces MAKVRGVRERAREELTQEIKNEARRQLGEHGAQGLSLRAVARELEMASSAIYRYFPSRDDLLTALIIDAFNAVGAHVEKAEAKQDRADHLARWQAACKAVRTWAHAHPWEYALLYGSPVVGYRAPQDTAAPAARVPVVLLGIVADAHQAGELQAVQGPPLTDQVSQEIEHLVALLPALALQDVLRSNLAVLIAAWTQLYGLLSFELWGHLEGVVEDRTAIFEYATNQLAHLLGLRRRGGRG; encoded by the coding sequence ATGGCCAAGGTGCGAGGAGTACGGGAACGGGCCCGCGAGGAGCTCACCCAGGAGATCAAGAACGAGGCCCGCCGCCAGCTCGGCGAGCACGGCGCCCAGGGGCTCTCGCTCCGCGCCGTCGCGCGCGAGCTGGAGATGGCCTCGTCCGCGATCTACCGCTACTTCCCGAGCCGGGACGACCTGCTCACCGCGCTGATCATCGACGCGTTCAACGCAGTCGGCGCGCACGTCGAGAAGGCCGAGGCGAAGCAGGATCGCGCCGACCACCTCGCGCGATGGCAAGCAGCCTGCAAGGCCGTACGGACCTGGGCGCACGCCCACCCATGGGAGTACGCCCTCCTCTACGGGTCACCCGTCGTCGGCTACCGCGCTCCCCAGGACACCGCGGCCCCCGCCGCCCGCGTCCCCGTCGTCCTGCTCGGCATCGTCGCCGACGCCCACCAGGCTGGCGAGCTGCAAGCCGTCCAAGGTCCGCCGCTCACCGACCAGGTGTCGCAGGAGATCGAGCACCTCGTCGCGCTCCTCCCCGCTCTCGCCCTCCAAGACGTTCTCCGGTCCAACCTCGCCGTCCTCATCGCGGCCTGGACCCAGCTCTACGGCCTACTCAGCTTCGAGCTCTGGGGCCACCTCGAAGGTGTCGTCGAGGACCGGACGGCCATCTTCGAGTACGCCACCAACCAACTCGCCCACCTCCTGGGCCTCCGGCGCCGAGGAGGGCGTGGGTAA
- a CDS encoding nitroreductase family deazaflavin-dependent oxidoreductase translates to MTQQATRYLAPPKRAALIHRAMKWVTAHGVSLYSSRMLRVRGRKTGEARSTLVNLLEVDGAQYLVAPRGHTQWVRNLRAASGEAELTLGRREWPVTAVELADDAKVPVLRAYLKRFGWEVGAFFETLTKNSTDAELEAVAPGFPAFRLTPRWAVSLK, encoded by the coding sequence ATGACTCAGCAAGCCACGCGCTACCTGGCCCCGCCGAAGCGCGCCGCCCTGATCCACCGCGCGATGAAGTGGGTGACCGCGCACGGCGTCAGCCTGTACTCGTCGCGCATGCTCCGCGTCCGGGGACGGAAGACCGGCGAAGCGCGCTCGACGCTGGTGAACCTGCTCGAGGTGGACGGCGCGCAGTACCTCGTCGCGCCCCGCGGCCACACCCAGTGGGTCCGCAACCTCCGCGCCGCGTCCGGCGAAGCCGAGTTGACCTTGGGCCGCCGCGAGTGGCCGGTGACCGCGGTCGAGCTGGCGGACGACGCGAAGGTCCCCGTCCTGCGCGCATACCTGAAGCGCTTCGGCTGGGAGGTCGGCGCGTTCTTCGAGACCCTCACCAAGAACTCCACCGATGCCGAGCTCGAAGCCGTAGCCCCCGGCTTCCCCGCCTTCCGCCTCACCCCTCGCTGGGCCGTGTCTCTTAAGTAG
- a CDS encoding ISL3 family transposase: MTWSETSELIRPRRCMTERAVAEAVRRVGQDQSAVATVAAEFGVSWGTVNTAVVAAAKALRRPPEARAVTAVGVDEHVFGARGPVQWMRFCTTIVDVGRGKLLDVLPGRTGRIVSDWFAHRDPAWRAGIQAAVCDPLRSYRSGLRTGLPQASVVLDAFHLVKLGTDTTELVRRRVQFDQLGRRGRKGDPLHDTLRLLRSKPEAFTPDGHRATRLRTVLLDHDPTGQVGATWEIAHRLRHLYQRVDTTARQRFPNKTRVTARLDRLIADARYYAHHDDIPELATLANTLTEWRDPILARADHPYASNGPTEGTNTIIKKIKRIGFGFRSFTNYRARILLACADIDWPPKPAATHIRHRTPRLAA; encoded by the coding sequence GTGACGTGGTCTGAGACGAGTGAGCTGATTCGGCCGCGGCGGTGTATGACCGAGCGGGCGGTGGCCGAGGCGGTGCGCCGGGTCGGTCAGGACCAGTCCGCGGTGGCGACGGTGGCCGCGGAGTTCGGTGTGTCGTGGGGCACGGTCAACACCGCCGTCGTGGCCGCCGCGAAGGCGCTGCGCCGGCCACCGGAGGCGCGTGCGGTGACCGCGGTCGGCGTCGATGAGCACGTGTTCGGGGCCCGTGGGCCGGTGCAGTGGATGCGGTTCTGCACCACCATCGTCGACGTCGGCCGCGGGAAGCTGCTCGATGTGCTGCCGGGCCGCACCGGCCGGATCGTGTCCGACTGGTTCGCCCACCGGGACCCGGCCTGGCGGGCCGGTATCCAGGCCGCGGTGTGTGATCCGCTGCGCTCCTACCGGTCCGGGCTACGGACCGGGCTGCCGCAGGCCAGCGTGGTGCTCGACGCCTTCCACCTGGTCAAACTCGGCACCGACACGACCGAACTGGTCCGCCGCCGGGTCCAGTTCGACCAACTCGGCCGCCGCGGCCGCAAGGGCGACCCCCTGCACGACACACTGCGGCTGCTGCGCAGCAAACCCGAGGCCTTCACCCCCGACGGACACCGCGCCACCCGACTGCGCACCGTCCTACTCGACCACGACCCCACCGGCCAGGTCGGCGCCACCTGGGAGATCGCCCACCGCCTCCGCCACCTCTACCAACGCGTCGACACCACGGCGAGGCAGCGTTTCCCCAACAAAACAAGGGTCACCGCACGCCTTGACCGGCTCATCGCCGACGCCCGCTACTACGCCCACCACGACGACATCCCCGAACTAGCGACCCTGGCGAACACCCTCACCGAGTGGCGCGACCCCATCCTCGCCCGAGCCGACCACCCCTACGCCAGCAACGGCCCCACCGAAGGCACCAACACCATCATCAAGAAGATCAAACGCATCGGCTTCGGCTTCCGCAGCTTCACCAACTACCGCGCCCGCATCCTCCTCGCCTGCGCCGACATAGACTGGCCACCCAAACCCGCAGCCACCCACATCAGACACCGCACACCACGCTTGGCTGCGTAG
- a CDS encoding dihydrofolate reductase family protein — protein MRKVVLAMMTTLNGRLDDPAAWMTGLSDDQYQEIVDGYAAFDTVLVGRVTYAEMAEDWPKALDDPNAGETHRAMGRMMNDYKKFVVTGSPQDKLEWNNSEAAVVTNDEELRAFIDGLKAQPGKDIHLSGGAKLAASMIRLGLVDEYRLFVYPVVSPGSTWLEPLTGRQLEPLAAKPFESGVVALYYRPRP, from the coding sequence GTGCGCAAGGTCGTGCTCGCCATGATGACGACGCTGAACGGCAGGTTGGACGATCCGGCCGCCTGGATGACGGGTCTGAGCGACGACCAGTACCAGGAGATCGTCGATGGCTACGCGGCGTTCGACACCGTGCTGGTGGGCCGTGTGACGTACGCGGAGATGGCCGAGGACTGGCCGAAGGCGCTCGACGACCCCAATGCCGGCGAGACGCATCGCGCGATGGGCCGGATGATGAACGACTACAAGAAGTTCGTCGTCACCGGCAGCCCGCAGGACAAGCTCGAGTGGAACAACTCCGAAGCGGCCGTCGTGACGAACGACGAGGAGCTCCGGGCCTTCATCGATGGGCTGAAAGCCCAACCAGGCAAGGACATTCATCTCTCAGGTGGAGCGAAGCTCGCCGCGAGCATGATCCGGCTCGGGCTGGTCGACGAGTACCGGCTCTTCGTGTACCCCGTCGTGTCGCCAGGCTCGACCTGGTTGGAGCCGCTGACCGGCAGGCAGCTGGAGCCGTTGGCCGCGAAGCCGTTCGAGAGCGGCGTCGTCGCGCTCTACTACCGCCCGCGGCCTTAG
- a CDS encoding helix-turn-helix domain-containing protein has protein sequence MGLEFEQRGSDSPYVERIWRSRSAGLDRMTSVATAHWTMVFWVEAGEFHAAVQGPETRAASAPVPEDATFLGVRFALGTTMPWLPIGQLVDGFAELPDASRRSFRLNGSSWSVPDFDNVESFVRRFARTGGLVRDGVVREVLAGGAPDLSVRSVRRHFLGATGLTPGAIRQIERARRAAVLIQAGVPIADVTSDVGYFDHAHLARSLRRFIGQSATELRGEAPEQLSLLYKP, from the coding sequence ATGGGGTTGGAGTTCGAGCAGCGTGGGTCGGATTCGCCCTATGTGGAACGGATCTGGCGGAGCCGGAGTGCGGGTCTGGACCGGATGACCTCGGTCGCCACCGCGCACTGGACGATGGTGTTCTGGGTCGAGGCGGGCGAGTTCCACGCCGCGGTGCAGGGGCCGGAGACGCGGGCGGCGTCCGCGCCGGTGCCGGAGGACGCGACGTTCCTCGGCGTCCGGTTCGCGCTCGGAACGACGATGCCGTGGCTCCCGATAGGACAGCTCGTCGACGGGTTCGCCGAGCTCCCCGACGCGTCCCGACGGTCGTTCCGGCTGAACGGCTCGAGCTGGTCGGTGCCGGACTTCGACAACGTCGAGTCCTTCGTGCGGCGATTCGCCCGTACCGGCGGTCTCGTCCGTGACGGCGTCGTCCGGGAGGTGCTCGCTGGTGGCGCTCCGGACCTGTCCGTGCGGAGCGTGCGGCGGCACTTCCTCGGCGCTACGGGGCTCACGCCGGGTGCCATCCGGCAGATCGAACGGGCCCGCCGTGCCGCGGTGCTGATCCAGGCCGGCGTGCCGATCGCCGACGTCACGAGCGATGTCGGCTACTTCGACCACGCGCACCTCGCACGCTCGCTCCGGCGCTTCATCGGCCAGTCGGCCACCGAGCTGCGCGGGGAGGCGCCCGAGCAGTTGTCCCTTCTGTACAAGCCCTGA
- a CDS encoding SDR family NAD(P)-dependent oxidoreductase, producing MGILDGKTALVTGGSRGIGRAIAERLASDGALVAVHYGSNETAAKEAVAAIEAAGGRAFAVRALLGTPGDVDTLFAGLERGLEGRGLDIVVNNAAIQGYGASTLEGATEADFERTFAINARAPLFIVQRALPLMSEGGRIINISSGVTWFAIPEVVYAMTKGALNVMTRSLAHVLGERGITVNTVSPGITETDMNQWLVDSTESQRKVAAMVALGRHGQPDDLADAVAFFASPDSRWVTGQTLEVNGGLWLGPREER from the coding sequence ATGGGCATCCTGGACGGCAAGACGGCCCTGGTGACGGGCGGCTCTCGGGGCATCGGCCGGGCCATCGCCGAACGGCTGGCTTCGGACGGGGCGCTGGTGGCGGTGCACTACGGGAGCAACGAGACCGCGGCGAAGGAGGCGGTCGCCGCGATCGAGGCGGCCGGTGGTCGGGCGTTCGCCGTACGGGCACTGCTCGGCACGCCGGGCGACGTAGACACGCTGTTCGCCGGCCTCGAGCGCGGGCTCGAAGGACGGGGCCTGGACATCGTGGTGAACAACGCGGCGATCCAGGGCTACGGGGCCTCCACGCTCGAGGGAGCGACCGAGGCGGACTTCGAGCGCACGTTCGCGATCAACGCCCGCGCACCCCTGTTCATCGTTCAGCGCGCGCTGCCGTTGATGTCGGAGGGTGGGCGGATCATCAACATCTCTTCGGGAGTGACGTGGTTCGCGATCCCGGAGGTCGTGTACGCGATGACGAAGGGCGCCCTGAACGTGATGACCCGCTCGCTCGCGCACGTGCTGGGTGAGCGCGGGATCACGGTGAACACGGTGTCGCCGGGGATCACCGAGACGGACATGAACCAGTGGCTCGTCGACAGCACGGAGTCCCAGCGCAAGGTGGCCGCGATGGTCGCCCTCGGTCGTCACGGCCAGCCCGACGACCTGGCCGACGCGGTCGCGTTCTTCGCCTCGCCGGACAGCCGCTGGGTAACCGGTCAGACGCTGGAGGTGAACGGCGGCCTCTGGCTCGGCCCGCGCGAGGAACGCTGA
- a CDS encoding TetR/AcrR family transcriptional regulator — translation MATTTGRRSSADTRTHVLEVAHELFYWHGIHAVGVDKVAAEAGVAPTTLYRLFASKDDLVAAYVENAANDYRDWFSAAAERGGDDPAQRILALFDAQVATTQPEVCRGCPYLMALTEFPDEELAIHRHAVEVKAWVREQFAQLAKKTRPNDSDTLADQLMLVFEGVYATVQALGADGPAARARALVELLVTTPPRTAPPRSSRAARSSRTAG, via the coding sequence ATGGCCACGACAACGGGTCGCCGATCGAGCGCCGACACCAGGACGCACGTGCTCGAGGTCGCCCACGAGCTCTTCTACTGGCACGGCATCCACGCCGTCGGCGTCGACAAGGTCGCGGCCGAGGCGGGCGTCGCGCCGACGACGCTCTACCGGCTGTTCGCCTCCAAGGACGACCTGGTCGCCGCTTACGTGGAGAACGCCGCGAACGACTACCGCGACTGGTTCAGCGCGGCTGCCGAGCGGGGCGGCGACGACCCGGCGCAACGGATCCTCGCGCTCTTCGACGCCCAGGTCGCGACGACCCAACCCGAGGTGTGCCGCGGCTGCCCGTACCTGATGGCCCTCACCGAGTTCCCCGACGAGGAACTCGCGATCCACCGGCACGCGGTCGAGGTCAAGGCGTGGGTACGCGAGCAGTTCGCCCAACTAGCCAAGAAAACAAGGCCAAACGACAGCGACACCCTCGCCGACCAGCTGATGCTGGTCTTTGAGGGCGTGTACGCCACCGTTCAGGCGCTGGGCGCGGACGGCCCTGCCGCCCGCGCCCGTGCGCTCGTCGAGCTTCTCGTCACGACACCGCCGCGAACTGCTCCTCCTCGGTCGAGCCGCGCAGCGCGGTCGTCGAGGACTGCGGGGTGA